The following are from one region of the Cetobacterium somerae genome:
- a CDS encoding N-acyl-D-amino-acid deacylase family protein: MKTLKAVDEKKYDLVIENGIVVFGSQKEKEILNIGIIEDKIEAISKDKLVGKKIIDARNLYVTPGFIDVHSHSDISGFIDESCTSKIYQGVTSEVNGNCGIGISPWSDENRENLKKYIQTHSDINYYPVDLNKTRSFLDLKKFLEKGKLVTNQGFLVGAGCIRIAVMGFKSSEANESEIEKMKMLLEKQFEEGALGISFGLIYQPGNFMSQREILELLKVVKKYDRVASFHMRDEVNEIEKSIEEVIYYGRETKAKVNVSHLKVMNRKNWGKSRKIIEMLEKASKSGVLISFDQYPYEATCTNLFVLIPQNVFDGDIETFIKEISNFSDKVLSLIRENIEKRGGSKNIVVSNSYLKDTYFNGKTIFEISKYLNLSEEKTVLYILEKSKGKAQAIYFSMDLEDVKEFFKTDLGVIASDGNSLPMEDKFDLGNPHPRNFGTFPKYIWMSKDEVPIEKIIKRITERPAKLFRLEGRGEIKNGNFADITIFDLDKIKDSSTFQNSFQCPVGIEYVVINGKVVLEEGTVFTAKVGSVLVN; this comes from the coding sequence ATGAAAACTTTAAAAGCTGTTGATGAAAAAAAATATGATTTAGTTATAGAGAATGGAATCGTTGTGTTTGGTAGTCAGAAAGAAAAAGAGATTTTAAATATTGGAATAATAGAGGATAAAATTGAGGCTATCTCTAAAGATAAACTGGTTGGAAAGAAAATTATTGATGCTAGGAATCTTTATGTAACTCCAGGATTTATAGATGTTCATAGCCACTCAGATATCTCTGGATTTATAGACGAAAGTTGTACAAGTAAAATTTATCAAGGAGTGACATCAGAGGTTAATGGAAATTGTGGAATAGGAATCTCTCCGTGGTCAGATGAGAACAGGGAAAATCTTAAAAAGTATATTCAGACTCATTCAGATATAAATTATTATCCAGTAGATTTAAATAAAACCAGATCTTTTTTAGATTTAAAAAAATTTTTAGAAAAGGGAAAACTTGTTACTAATCAAGGATTTCTTGTTGGAGCTGGGTGTATTCGAATAGCTGTAATGGGGTTTAAGTCAAGTGAGGCCAATGAAAGTGAAATTGAAAAGATGAAGATGCTTTTGGAAAAACAATTTGAGGAAGGTGCCCTTGGAATATCTTTTGGATTGATATATCAACCAGGAAATTTTATGAGTCAAAGGGAGATTTTAGAACTTTTAAAGGTTGTAAAAAAGTACGATAGAGTTGCATCTTTTCATATGAGAGACGAGGTTAATGAGATTGAAAAATCCATAGAAGAGGTTATCTATTATGGTAGAGAAACTAAAGCAAAGGTCAATGTCTCCCATCTAAAAGTTATGAATAGGAAAAATTGGGGAAAGTCTAGAAAAATTATAGAGATGTTAGAGAAAGCTTCTAAATCTGGAGTACTAATATCTTTTGATCAATATCCCTATGAAGCTACTTGTACAAACCTTTTCGTACTTATACCTCAAAATGTTTTCGATGGAGATATAGAAACTTTTATAAAAGAGATTTCTAATTTCTCCGACAAAGTGTTGTCTTTGATAAGGGAAAATATTGAAAAAAGAGGGGGGAGTAAAAACATTGTGGTATCTAATAGTTATTTAAAAGATACCTATTTTAATGGAAAAACAATCTTTGAGATTTCAAAGTATCTGAATTTGAGTGAGGAGAAAACTGTTTTGTATATACTTGAAAAATCTAAAGGAAAGGCTCAAGCCATCTATTTCTCTATGGATTTAGAGGATGTAAAGGAGTTTTTTAAAACTGATTTAGGAGTTATTGCTAGCGATGGAAACTCTTTACCAATGGAAGACAAATTTGATTTGGGAAATCCTCATCCAAGAAATTTTGGAACATTTCCAAAATATATATGGATGAGTAAAGATGAGGTTCCAATAGAAAAAATTATAAAGAGAATTACTGAAAGGCCAGCTAAACTCTTTAGATTAGAAGGGCGTGGAGAGATTAAAAATGGAAATTTTGCAGATATTACCATTTTTGATTTGGATAAAATTAAAGATAGCTCCACTTTTCAAAATTCTTTTCAGTGCCCTGTGGGGATAGAGTATGTTGTTATAAATGGAAAGGTTGTTTTGGAAGAGGGAACTGTATTTACCGCTAAGGTTGGAAGCGTTTTAGTGAATTGA
- a CDS encoding amidohydrolase family protein, protein MKIAINNGHLINPKNNISEKLNIGIENGKIVELSKDILTGDKVIDANNLYVTPGFIDMHMHEDKMVDGEIKINIFEKLLKMGVTSAIGGNCGIGVENIKEYLEAVDSGFLLNFGMFLPHEILRKSIHIHNRYASLDNKNIEKMYHFGKSLIKENGLLGISFGIEYIPGIDFNELVTLSRLGKNRVVSAHLREDGKDVLKSLEEFLEVGKFTDTHLQISHIGSMAGYGQMRDFLSEIKTKKKQGVNLGCDCYPYKAFSTLIGSAVFDNNYIENHDFNYEQLQVASGPLKGSRCTKGIFEDLRKTAPETLVVGHMMIEKDIDTAILNKNTVIVSDGILTEIGEGHPRAAGTFPKFLKEYVKEKKLLSIEEAIEKITFSPAKILGINKGSLEIGADADITIFSLDEIEDQATFENTMLPPKGIKYVIINGRLSLIDNEIVNSNSGKSIRKFL, encoded by the coding sequence ATGAAAATAGCAATAAACAATGGGCATTTAATTAATCCTAAAAACAATATATCTGAAAAATTAAATATAGGTATTGAAAACGGCAAAATAGTTGAACTTTCTAAAGATATTTTAACTGGAGATAAAGTAATTGATGCTAACAATCTATATGTAACTCCTGGATTTATTGATATGCATATGCACGAAGATAAAATGGTGGATGGGGAAATTAAGATCAATATTTTTGAAAAACTTTTAAAAATGGGTGTTACTTCTGCTATAGGAGGAAATTGTGGAATTGGAGTTGAAAATATAAAAGAGTATTTAGAAGCTGTTGATAGTGGATTCCTTTTAAATTTTGGTATGTTTTTACCCCATGAAATATTGAGAAAATCTATCCATATTCATAATAGATATGCTAGTTTAGATAATAAAAATATAGAAAAAATGTATCACTTTGGGAAGTCACTTATAAAAGAAAATGGTCTTTTGGGAATAAGTTTTGGTATTGAATATATTCCAGGAATAGATTTTAATGAGTTAGTAACTTTGTCGAGACTTGGAAAAAATAGAGTCGTTTCTGCTCATCTAAGAGAGGATGGGAAGGATGTTTTGAAATCCTTAGAAGAATTTTTAGAGGTCGGGAAATTTACAGATACACATTTACAGATCTCCCATATTGGAAGTATGGCTGGCTATGGACAGATGAGAGATTTTTTAAGTGAGATTAAAACTAAAAAAAAGCAAGGAGTTAATCTTGGATGTGATTGTTACCCATATAAAGCTTTTAGTACACTGATAGGATCAGCAGTTTTCGATAATAATTACATTGAAAATCATGACTTTAACTATGAACAGTTACAAGTTGCTAGTGGGCCACTTAAAGGTAGTCGATGTACAAAAGGGATTTTTGAAGATCTAAGAAAAACTGCTCCTGAGACTCTTGTTGTTGGGCATATGATGATTGAAAAAGATATTGATACCGCTATTTTAAATAAAAATACTGTTATTGTCAGTGATGGAATTCTAACTGAGATAGGGGAGGGACATCCTCGAGCGGCTGGAACTTTTCCAAAGTTTTTAAAAGAATATGTAAAAGAGAAAAAATTACTATCTATAGAAGAAGCTATTGAAAAAATAACATTTTCTCCAGCTAAAATACTTGGAATAAATAAAGGTTCTCTAGAAATTGGAGCTGACGCCGATATTACAATTTTTTCTTTAGATGAAATTGAAGATCAAGCAACTTTTGAAAATACAATGTTACCTCCAAAAGGGATAAAATATGTTATTATCAATGGTAGACTTTCTTTAATTGATAATGAAATTGTAAATTCTAACTCAGGAAAATCTATAAGAAAATTTTTATAA
- a CDS encoding transporter substrate-binding domain-containing protein has protein sequence MKKIIISIMVLLFVVFMGCTKDEKKDGVTEKVYVVGTNAEYPPYEYLENNKVVGFDADIIEELSKRVGFNYKWSNMNFDGLISALQAKKVDMVIAGMTVTEERKNFINFSTPYIAPNICYIVLKNNNLKNSNELQNKKFGVELGTTEEGIARQVPGAQVIPFTGHTSALLALKANKIDAMLLDESVAQKYIENNPEIESIGVASGESKAMAFNKSNEELKNKIDTELKKMLDDGTIQSLKEKYGI, from the coding sequence ATGAAAAAGATTATTATATCAATTATGGTTTTACTATTTGTAGTATTTATGGGGTGCACGAAGGATGAGAAAAAAGATGGGGTTACTGAAAAGGTTTATGTAGTGGGAACCAATGCTGAATATCCACCCTATGAGTATTTAGAAAATAATAAAGTTGTGGGGTTTGATGCTGATATTATTGAAGAGCTTTCTAAAAGAGTAGGATTTAATTATAAGTGGTCAAATATGAATTTTGATGGACTTATATCAGCTTTACAAGCTAAAAAAGTGGATATGGTTATAGCTGGAATGACTGTGACTGAAGAGAGAAAAAACTTTATTAACTTTTCAACACCATATATAGCTCCGAATATTTGTTATATAGTTTTAAAAAATAATAACTTAAAAAATTCAAATGAACTACAAAATAAAAAATTTGGTGTAGAATTAGGCACAACTGAAGAGGGAATTGCAAGACAAGTTCCAGGTGCGCAAGTAATTCCTTTTACTGGGCACACATCAGCCCTATTAGCATTAAAAGCTAATAAAATAGATGCTATGTTATTAGATGAAAGTGTTGCTCAAAAATATATAGAGAATAATCCCGAGATAGAAAGTATAGGCGTTGCTTCTGGAGAAAGCAAAGCAATGGCTTTTAATAAAAGTAATGAAGAACTAAAAAATAAAATTGATACAGAGTTAAAAAAGATGTTAGATGATGGAACTATTCAAAGTTTAAAAGAAAAGTATGGTATATAA
- a CDS encoding alanine racemase: MEITSFYMEISEKNLANNINYLKEKYKKSVLPVIKANAYGHGIELIATALYKNGYKEFSVARLNEALKLLKNEELKKCKILVFETIDESYFSYIKNYDSIIVTANSFRELKNLVDNGISSKQIQLKIDFGFGRNGIELLDILKLKSYIVNKNLEFSGIYSHLYATDFIEGKELIDRFSEIVLFLGKEKFQMIHIQNSVGILFYGAQDFMTHMRSGIFIYGLQEEGFFHEGLKQVFQLKGKVAGVRDIEDSKYLAYTSKDDLSNDD, encoded by the coding sequence ATGGAAATAACATCATTTTATATGGAAATTTCAGAAAAAAATCTTGCAAATAATATTAATTATCTTAAAGAAAAATATAAAAAAAGTGTCCTTCCTGTTATTAAAGCAAATGCTTATGGCCACGGAATAGAGCTTATTGCTACAGCTTTATATAAAAATGGTTATAAAGAATTTAGTGTTGCTCGATTAAATGAAGCTCTAAAACTTTTAAAAAATGAGGAGCTGAAGAAGTGTAAAATTTTAGTTTTTGAAACTATAGATGAAAGTTACTTTTCCTATATAAAAAATTATGATTCTATAATTGTAACTGCTAACAGCTTTAGAGAGCTTAAAAATTTAGTAGATAATGGTATTTCTTCAAAACAAATTCAGCTAAAAATAGATTTTGGATTTGGAAGAAACGGAATAGAACTGTTAGATATTTTAAAATTAAAATCTTATATAGTTAATAAAAATCTAGAATTTAGTGGAATTTATTCTCATCTTTATGCTACTGATTTCATTGAAGGAAAGGAATTAATAGATAGATTTAGTGAAATTGTATTATTTTTAGGAAAAGAAAAATTTCAAATGATACACATTCAAAATAGTGTTGGAATTTTATTTTATGGAGCTCAAGATTTTATGACTCATATGAGAAGTGGTATATTTATTTATGGATTGCAAGAAGAGGGATTTTTCCATGAAGGACTGAAACAAGTTTTTCAATTAAAAGGAAAAGTAGCAGGAGTAAGGGATATTGAAGACTCTAAGTACTTAGCATATACTTCAAAAGATGATTTAAGTAATGACGATTAG
- a CDS encoding recombinase family protein produces the protein MRKIGYIRVSSEDQNLARQKQQLLEIGMDIIFEEKISGATMNRLELQNMLKEIECGDVIYVTDLTRITRSTHDLFLLIDLIRGKKAYLKSLKDTWLDLSEENPYSQFLITIMAGVNQLERDLIRMRQREGIEIAKREGKFKGRVKKYHNNHAGMNYALKLYQEGEMTVKQICEITNISRASIYRKLLEIKGLDSI, from the coding sequence ATGAGAAAAATAGGGTATATTCGTGTGAGTTCTGAAGATCAAAATTTAGCGAGGCAAAAACAACAACTTCTAGAAATTGGGATGGATATTATTTTTGAAGAAAAAATTTCTGGAGCTACAATGAATAGATTAGAATTACAAAATATGTTGAAAGAAATTGAATGTGGAGATGTTATTTATGTAACTGATTTAACAAGAATTACTCGTAGTACTCATGATCTATTTTTATTAATAGATTTAATTAGAGGAAAAAAAGCATATTTAAAATCTTTAAAAGATACTTGGTTAGATTTATCTGAAGAAAATCCGTATAGTCAATTTTTAATAACAATAATGGCGGGTGTTAACCAACTTGAAAGAGATTTAATAAGAATGAGGCAACGAGAAGGTATTGAAATAGCTAAAAGAGAGGGTAAATTTAAAGGAAGAGTAAAAAAATATCACAATAATCATGCTGGAATGAATTACGCTTTAAAACTTTATCAAGAGGGTGAAATGACAGTAAAACAAATCTGTGAAATTACAAATATTTCTCGAGCTTCGATATATCGAAAACTCCTTGAAATTAAAGGGTTAGATTCAATTTAG
- a CDS encoding Tn3 family transposase has translation MSLRGKELFSQEQREMFMKIPEDELSLARYYTFSKYDLEIIQRHRRDENKIGFALQLAVLRYPGWPYSYIKSIPKIVISYIAKQIGTGIVPARRYPQRDNTLWQHMKEIKEEYGFISFGEVEHKKVFNYIYKLSLENEDTLYLFDECLNFFRKNKIILPGITTIENLIWEAKNEAEKILFDTLNNSLSEEQKEKLNSTLLVQPNIEERSRTTLGWLKTPTGFPSPETFLKLADKIEYIKDLHLDISLVQHFHSNRLLQLYRMAMRYEPYAFRDFKENKRYALLTILLINLSKDLIDKAFEVHDRQMLTLISKGRKAQEEIQKNNGKKLNEKIVQFASIGKSLIKAKEEGIDPFKALETIVNWENFVLSVNEAEKLARPVDYDYLDLLEKRFYFLRRYTPKFLHLLEFKSTKANESLIEGIDILKDINESGKRKIPEDAPIDFISKRWSKYVFEKDNSINRHYYEMAVLSELREHIRAGDISISGSRQYMDFEEYLFSKDEWQESKIFSRLAVSLELEDYFTERKLSMDKRLRWFSKNINQIKGISIENGKISISRLEKNIPLEAEQLSSKLYKLIPRINLTDLLIDVVNITGFHEEFIHASTNKKPDNSEKITLIAALIGMGTNIGLTKMADAASGISYKQMAYISQWRMHEDALNRAQVNLVNFHTKLNMSKYWGDGTTSSSDGMRMQLGVTSLHADSNPHYGTGKGATIYRFTSDQFSSFYTKVINTNSRDATHVLDGLLNHETDLNILEHYTDTAGYTDQVFGLTHLLGFRFAPRIRDLSDVKLFSLSETKVSKNLESILKGKINEKIIKENYDDVLRLASSIREGKVSSSLILSKLGSYSRQNSISTALREMGKIEKTIFILDYLSDEKLRRKIHRGLNKGEAMNGLARAIFFGKQGELRERTIQNQLQRASTLNIIINAISIWNTIYLEKAVQYLKTIEEVDEALLSNISPLAWEHINFLGEYKFDSDCCTTSLEFLRELNID, from the coding sequence ATGTCATTAAGAGGAAAAGAGTTATTTTCTCAAGAGCAAAGAGAAATGTTCATGAAAATACCTGAAGATGAATTATCTTTAGCAAGATATTACACATTTTCAAAATATGATTTAGAAATTATTCAAAGACATAGAAGAGATGAAAATAAAATAGGATTTGCTTTGCAATTAGCAGTATTGAGATATCCCGGTTGGCCATATAGCTACATTAAGTCTATTCCAAAGATAGTAATAAGTTATATTGCAAAACAAATAGGGACTGGAATAGTACCTGCTAGAAGATACCCACAAAGAGATAATACTCTTTGGCAACATATGAAAGAGATTAAAGAGGAATATGGTTTTATTTCTTTTGGTGAAGTTGAACACAAAAAAGTATTTAACTATATCTACAAATTAAGTTTAGAAAATGAAGATACCTTATATCTTTTTGATGAGTGTTTGAATTTTTTTAGAAAAAATAAAATTATACTTCCTGGTATAACTACTATTGAGAACCTAATATGGGAAGCTAAAAACGAAGCAGAAAAAATACTTTTTGATACTTTAAATAATTCTCTTTCAGAAGAGCAAAAAGAAAAGTTAAATTCTACTCTATTAGTTCAGCCTAATATAGAGGAGCGAAGCAGAACAACCCTTGGTTGGTTAAAAACTCCAACTGGCTTTCCTTCTCCAGAAACTTTTTTAAAGTTGGCTGATAAAATCGAGTATATAAAAGATTTACATCTTGATATTTCTTTAGTTCAACATTTTCACTCAAATAGATTATTACAACTCTATAGAATGGCTATGAGATATGAACCTTATGCTTTTAGAGATTTCAAAGAAAATAAAAGATATGCACTATTAACAATTCTTTTAATAAATCTTTCTAAAGACCTGATAGATAAGGCTTTTGAAGTTCATGATAGACAAATGTTAACACTGATTTCAAAAGGAAGAAAAGCTCAAGAAGAGATACAAAAAAATAATGGGAAAAAGTTAAATGAAAAAATAGTTCAATTTGCAAGTATAGGAAAATCTTTAATTAAAGCCAAAGAGGAAGGGATAGATCCGTTTAAAGCTCTTGAAACTATTGTTAATTGGGAAAATTTTGTTTTATCTGTAAATGAAGCTGAGAAATTAGCAAGGCCAGTAGATTATGATTATTTAGATTTATTAGAAAAAAGATTTTATTTTTTAAGAAGATATACTCCAAAATTTTTACATCTATTAGAATTTAAATCTACAAAAGCTAATGAATCTTTAATTGAAGGAATTGATATACTTAAAGATATTAACGAGAGTGGGAAAAGGAAAATTCCTGAAGATGCTCCAATAGATTTTATCTCTAAAAGATGGAGTAAATATGTATTTGAAAAAGATAACAGTATCAATAGACATTACTACGAAATGGCCGTTCTCTCTGAACTTAGAGAACATATTAGAGCTGGAGATATATCTATTTCTGGAAGTAGACAGTATATGGATTTTGAAGAGTATCTATTTTCAAAAGATGAATGGCAAGAATCTAAAATTTTTTCTAGATTAGCTGTGAGCTTAGAATTGGAAGATTATTTTACCGAGAGAAAATTAAGCATGGATAAAAGGCTGAGATGGTTTTCTAAAAATATTAATCAAATAAAAGGAATCTCTATTGAAAATGGAAAAATTTCAATTTCAAGATTGGAAAAAAATATTCCTCTAGAAGCAGAACAACTGAGTTCAAAATTATATAAACTTATACCCAGAATTAATTTAACAGATCTTTTAATAGATGTTGTAAATATAACAGGATTCCATGAAGAGTTTATTCATGCATCAACGAATAAAAAGCCAGATAACAGTGAAAAAATAACTCTAATAGCAGCTTTAATAGGAATGGGAACAAATATAGGTCTTACAAAAATGGCAGATGCTGCTTCAGGGATATCGTATAAGCAAATGGCATATATTTCACAGTGGAGAATGCATGAAGATGCTTTAAATAGAGCTCAAGTTAACCTTGTTAATTTTCATACTAAACTAAACATGTCAAAATATTGGGGTGATGGAACTACTTCATCTTCGGATGGGATGCGTATGCAATTAGGAGTTACATCGCTTCATGCTGATTCTAATCCTCACTATGGGACTGGAAAAGGTGCTACTATTTATAGATTTACAAGTGACCAATTTTCATCTTTCTATACGAAAGTAATTAATACAAATTCTAGAGATGCTACTCATGTTTTAGATGGGCTTTTAAATCATGAAACTGATTTAAATATATTAGAACACTACACAGATACAGCTGGATATACTGATCAAGTATTTGGACTTACTCATCTTTTAGGATTCAGATTTGCTCCTAGAATACGTGATTTATCCGATGTAAAATTATTTTCTTTAAGTGAAACAAAGGTATCCAAAAATCTTGAAAGTATTTTAAAGGGCAAAATTAATGAAAAGATTATAAAAGAAAATTATGATGATGTTTTAAGATTAGCATCCTCAATTAGAGAAGGTAAAGTTAGCTCTTCACTAATATTAAGTAAATTAGGATCTTACTCTCGGCAAAATAGTATTTCTACAGCATTAAGAGAGATGGGGAAAATAGAAAAAACTATTTTTATTTTAGATTACTTATCAGATGAAAAGTTAAGAAGAAAAATTCATAGAGGTTTAAATAAAGGAGAAGCTATGAATGGTTTAGCAAGAGCTATTTTCTTTGGAAAGCAAGGTGAATTGAGAGAAAGGACTATCCAAAATCAACTTCAAAGAGCAAGTACACTTAATATTATTATAAATGCTATTAGTATTTGGAATACGATTTACTTAGAAAAGGCTGTTCAATATTTAAAAACTATTGAAGAGGTTGATGAGGCTTTGTTAAGCAACATATCTCCACTTGCTTGGGAGCATATTAATTTTTTAGGGGAATATAAATTTGATTCAGATTGTTGTACAACTTCTTTAGAATTTTTAAGAGAGCTAAATATAGATTAA
- a CDS encoding CDP-alcohol phosphatidyltransferase family protein has protein sequence MLDTHCRKYIQPLIGVGAEIAMKFGLSANAVTIIAMLLGIFSGVLVAFGFNILAVLVLWFSGYLDAVDGTIARKTKSSSPFGTVMDITFDRMVEGAVILGVAYKYSDFSFISLILAVSIIISMTIFLTTGPLAENKGEKTFYYQAGLAERTEGFLMLSLMILLKENAGIVINIFTAMVLFTAFQRFVEAKKILK, from the coding sequence ATGTTAGATACACATTGTAGAAAATATATCCAACCGTTGATAGGAGTTGGAGCAGAAATAGCTATGAAGTTTGGTTTAAGTGCAAATGCAGTTACAATAATAGCTATGTTATTGGGAATTTTTAGTGGAGTTTTAGTAGCTTTTGGATTTAATATTTTAGCAGTTTTAGTTTTATGGTTTTCTGGATATTTAGATGCTGTAGATGGAACAATAGCTAGAAAAACAAAATCATCATCACCTTTTGGAACTGTGATGGATATTACTTTTGATAGAATGGTTGAAGGTGCAGTTATATTAGGTGTTGCATATAAATATAGTGATTTTAGTTTTATATCTCTTATCTTAGCAGTAAGTATTATTATATCAATGACAATATTTTTAACGACTGGGCCATTAGCTGAAAATAAAGGAGAAAAGACATTTTATTATCAAGCTGGGTTAGCTGAAAGAACTGAAGGGTTTTTAATGTTAAGTTTAATGATACTTTTAAAGGAGAACGCTGGAATTGTAATAAATATATTCACAGCTATGGTATTGTTTACAGCATTCCAAAGATTTGTAGAAGCTAAAAAAATATTGAAATAG
- a CDS encoding ABC transporter ATP-binding protein, protein MIEIKGVSKSFSGFSLKNIDISIEDGEFIGILGQSGSGKSTLLNLVAGLDKDFSGEILINGKSPSRMIKDGEVAMVFQKDLLLPHLNVWENIAFGLKIKKVSKDEIEKRVKDAIVEMDLVGKEKRFPSELSGGEKQRVSIARAIVTRPKLLLMDEPFSALDFNLRDRMQKMVKKLHEKLKVTIIFVTHDREEAFYLSNKIGIMFRGELLDYGTPKDLYNNPKNVYTAKLLAVENIFSKDIFEKIFKCEVEKCKFVALRGKSIRVIEGSNLKGRVHEINFKMGGYSVVVSLENEKITLVEEKEFLYKVGDEVSLIYNDNEKILIGEQK, encoded by the coding sequence ATGATAGAAATAAAAGGGGTATCAAAATCCTTCTCTGGCTTTTCACTAAAAAATATAGATATCTCTATAGAAGATGGTGAATTTATTGGAATATTAGGGCAATCTGGATCAGGGAAATCTACTCTTTTAAATTTGGTAGCAGGTTTAGATAAAGACTTTAGTGGTGAAATATTGATAAATGGAAAAAGTCCAAGTAGAATGATAAAAGATGGAGAGGTAGCTATGGTTTTTCAAAAAGATTTACTTCTTCCACATCTAAATGTTTGGGAAAATATAGCTTTTGGATTAAAAATTAAAAAAGTTTCAAAAGATGAAATTGAAAAAAGAGTTAAAGATGCAATAGTAGAAATGGATTTAGTAGGGAAAGAAAAAAGATTTCCCAGTGAATTAAGTGGTGGAGAAAAACAAAGAGTTTCTATAGCCAGAGCCATAGTGACAAGACCTAAGCTTTTATTGATGGATGAACCTTTTTCAGCTTTGGATTTTAATTTAAGAGATAGAATGCAAAAAATGGTTAAAAAACTTCATGAAAAATTAAAAGTTACAATTATATTTGTAACTCATGATAGAGAAGAAGCTTTTTATTTGTCTAATAAAATTGGAATTATGTTTAGAGGAGAACTTTTAGATTATGGAACTCCAAAAGATTTATACAATAATCCTAAAAATGTTTATACAGCAAAGTTGTTGGCTGTGGAAAATATTTTTTCAAAAGATATATTTGAAAAGATTTTTAAGTGTGAAGTAGAGAAGTGCAAATTTGTTGCTCTTAGAGGGAAGAGTATTAGAGTTATAGAAGGTTCAAATTTAAAGGGAAGAGTTCATGAAATAAACTTTAAAATGGGTGGATATTCAGTGGTTGTATCCTTAGAAAATGAAAAAATAACTTTAGTGGAAGAGAAAGAGTTTTTATATAAAGTAGGAGATGAAGTATCTCTTATTTACAATGATAATGAGAAAATTTTAATAGGAGAACAAAAATAG
- a CDS encoding ABC transporter permease: MKKLFLWVTYFLLSLIFLLPFIGIFLNSMNFKMWEYVLKSGKTYNSLMTTLLVVIITMLINFIIGTPLASFMARENFRGKMFMEFLIILPLIIPTMVSTMGIQFAFIKLNLIETALGVAIVHSVTTMPYYIQSMRAGYVTLNKDYINLGKVLGANAMERFLKITLPIIYPSFLVGMSLVIIVSLAQYLVTFIIGGGQIMTLPILMMPYLVDGGITNGTVYSVLYVAFTYFLVFLVDRIVKNIYRKREY, translated from the coding sequence ATGAAAAAATTATTTTTATGGGTTACATATTTTTTATTATCCTTAATATTTTTACTACCTTTCATTGGAATATTTTTAAATAGTATGAATTTTAAGATGTGGGAATATGTATTAAAATCAGGAAAAACTTACAATAGTTTAATGACTACCCTTTTAGTTGTTATTATAACAATGTTAATAAATTTTATAATAGGAACTCCTCTAGCTTCTTTTATGGCTAGAGAAAATTTTAGAGGAAAGATGTTTATGGAGTTTTTAATTATTCTTCCACTAATTATTCCAACAATGGTTAGTACAATGGGAATTCAATTTGCATTTATAAAATTAAACTTAATAGAGACGGCATTGGGTGTTGCTATTGTTCATAGTGTAACGACAATGCCTTACTATATTCAAAGCATGAGAGCAGGATATGTGACATTAAATAAAGATTATATAAACTTAGGAAAAGTTTTAGGTGCTAATGCCATGGAGCGTTTTTTAAAAATAACTTTGCCTATAATTTATCCATCATTTTTAGTTGGAATGTCCTTAGTTATTATCGTTTCATTAGCTCAATACCTAGTAACTTTTATAATTGGTGGGGGTCAAATTATGACACTTCCAATTTTAATGATGCCTTATTTAGTTGATGGAGGTATTACTAATGGAACGGTTTATAGTGTTCTATATGTTGCTTTCACATACTTTTTAGTTTTTTTAGTAGACAGAATAGTAAAAAATATTTATAGAAAGAGAGAGTATTAA